A region of the Dickeya chrysanthemi NCPPB 402 genome:
TGGGGAGCGCCCCGGATGTAATTGACCGTTGTCTAAATGACCGTTGTCTAAATGACAGACGTGGGCCCACGCCTGATATTTTTGAAAGGGCGCTATGGTACTGGATGGTGACCTGTTCGTCACCTGTCAGGCACCACCGGATTGTCAAAATAGCCCCATCTGTCCGGTAATCAGTGTAGCAAAATCATCGTGAATGAAAGGCAGGATAGCATCGGCCACCGGTTGCAGCTGTTTTTCCACATAGTGATTGTAATCCAGCATTGAGTGACGATTCTCCAGCGGTTCCGGGCCGTTCACCGTGATGACGTAGCTTATCCAGCCGCCGCTCTGGTACTGCAAAGGGCGGTCGTGCCGGCGGTTGTAGTCGTCGGCCATTCTGGCGGCGCGTACCTGCGGTGGCACGTTGCGCTGATAGTCGCTCAGTTTATGACGCAGACGTTTGCGGTATACCAGCAGGTCGTCGTGCTCGCCGTTCATCGTTTTCGCCACGTACTCCCGTACCCACTCCTGATACGGTTCGCGGTGGAAGATGCGCTGGTAAAGCTGTTGCTGGAACTGCTGTGCCAGCGGCGTCCAGTCGGAACGCACCGTTTCCAGCCCTTTGAACACCATCTGTTCGCCCTGTGCCGTTACTGTCATGCCGGCGTAGCGCTTTTTACTGCCCAGTTCGGCACCGCGGATGGTGGGCATCAGAAAACGGTGAAAATGGGCTTCGTACTCCATCTCCAGCGCGCTGATCAACCCGTGTTGCTGGTGCAGATGCTGCTGCCACCAGTCATTGATATACGCCACCAGTTCATGCCCAATGATGTTCGCTTCGTCCTCGCCGTGGGCGTGCTTCAGCCAGACGAAGGTCGAGTCGGTGTCGCCGTAAATCACCTGATAACCTTTGGCTTCAATCAGGGAACGGGTCTGACGCATGATCTCATGGCCACGCAGGGTGATCGAGGAGGCGAGGCGTGGATCGAAAAAGCGGCAACCGCTGGACCCCAGCACGCCGTAAAACGCATTCATGATGATTTTTAACGCCTGTGATAACGGCTTGTTGTTTTCCTGCTTGGCGAGGTCGCGTTCATGCCAGATTTCTTCCACGATGGCGGGCAGGCAGTGCTGGCGGCGGGAAAACCAGGCGCCGCGAAAACCCTCTACCGCATGCTGTTCATCGGGTTGCTGCAAGCCGGTGATAAGCCCAACCGGGTCAATCAAAAACGTGCGAATGATGGAGGGGTACAAGCTTTTGTAGTCGAGCACCAGCACTGAATCGTACAGGCCGGGGCGGGAATCCATCACGTAGCCGCCGGGGCTGGCTTCCGGCGGCACCTCGCCGAGGTTGGGCGCCACGAACCCGGCCCGGTGCATACGCGGCAGGTAGAGGTGGGTAAACGCCGCTACGGAACCACCGCTGCGGTCCGCCACCAGTCCGGTGACACTGGCGCGTTCCAGCAAAAAATCGATCAAATGGGTTTTCTCGAAGATACGCGTCACCAGTTCGCAGTCTTTCAGGTTGTAACGCGCCAATGCAGGTTTGTCCTGCTGAAAGCGCTGTTCGATTTCCTCCAGCCGCTGGTAAGGATTATCACTGGCTTTCCCCTCACCCAGCAGCGACTGGGAGACGAATTCCAGGCTGAACGAGGCAAAATTCCAGGTGGCGGACTTCAGCGCTTCGATGCCATCGACGATCAATCGACCCGGCGCACCGGCGAAAAAATGCCCCGGCCGGTAACCATGCTCGCGCCATTCCAGTTCCTGGCCGCTGCGTCCGAGCCGCAGCGGGATACGGTAACGCTCAGCGTGCTGTTGCAGTACCCGTAGATCGAACTGCACCAGATTCCAGCCGATGATTACGTCCGGGTCATAGGTGTGCAGCCACTGATTGAGTTTTTCCAGCAGTTGTGGACGGCTGGCGACGTACTCCAGCGTCAGGTCGCCAGCATCATCCCTGTTGCCATTTTCTGGCCCCAGCATAAACACCTGACGCTGGCCGCACCCTTCCAGGCCGATACAGTAAAGCTCGCCGTGACGGCTGGTTTCGATATCCAGCGACACGGTTTTCAGCGGTGGGCGATAATCCGGTGCGGGTTTTAGCTTCACGTGATCGATCAAGCCGTCGGCAGTCTCTTCGCCACTGAACCAGACCGGTGCGGTGATAAACCGCTCCATCAGAAACCGCTCCGGCGGGCGGATATCTGCCTCGTACACCGGAATTCCCGCTTCCTGCAGTTTCTTCTCCAGACGCAGCAACTGGCGGTAGTGCAGGCAGTAGAGCCCGAGTTGCGGTTCGTGGTGGAAGTTTTTCAGCGTCAGCGGCCGCAGTTGCCAGTGCTTTTCACCGCTCAATAACCGGCTAATCTGCGCCTGATGGCGCACGGGGACAAACGCCACCGCCTGCTGTGGAGATAACCTGACCCGGCAGGGGCCGGTGTCGGTTGCCAGCCAGCATTCGACCAGCACGCCGGCGGGCGTGTCCTGCCAGTGGCGGGTCAGTACAAATCCCTGACGCGGTGGGGAAAGGGTCATGGCGTATTGTCGGATGAGTAAGTGGAGTAATGCAATGAATTATGGATATATATACAGTCCTTGTCCAGTTTCAGGACTTGTTTCAATAGAGCTGTCCACTTGCTGGTTAAGCATTAAATTATTATAGTGACCTCGCTACTTTTTTATATCATCCATAATATGGAATTAAAGGGCATTTCATGGCCAATATCATTTATCTGAAAATAGAAGGTAAAAATCAGGGGCTGATCTCTTCGGGGTGTGGATCTTATGACTCAATGGGGAATAAATGGCAAAAAGGTCATGAAAATGAGATTTTTGTCTATGAGCTAAACAATGCAGCAGAGCGCATCGATAATGTTGCATATCAACCTGTTGAAATTAGGAAGCCCATTGATAAATCGACACCATTATTATTGAGCGCATTAAACGAGAATGAATATTTAACCTGTGCTTTCATTTTCTATCGAACCTCAGAGAATGGGGGGGTGGAGCAATATTTCTCAATAAAATTGACCGATGCAAAAGTAAAAAATATCAGAATGCACTATCCCAGTTCAATAACGCACAATGAATATCAACCAGAAGAGTTTATCTCTTTTACTTATAAAAACATGTTATGCGAACATGTCAAAGCCGGAACCAGTGCTTATTGTATTTGGGAAAGCCAGCTGTTTTAACTGGCAGTCATGTTGTTAGCTTGTCAGGCACCTAATTTAATTCAGGTGCCTGATAATTGAATGACTTTAATCGGGTATGGAATTCTAGTTTTCTTCGAGGTATTTCCTGAGGTCGATAATGCTTTTCTTCTCAGAGTAAAACTGTAGTTTTTCAATTATATGACTTACGTCTGCTATTGTTTTTCTGTCTTTATCTAATTCAAGTAAAAAATAGTTTTGCGATGTTCTGTCGCGTAATGCTACGGTATAAACAAAACCAATGAACGTTTTTCCTTTAACTTCAATTTTTCCTACCGCATCGAGACTCAGGCAGGTCACCGTTTCAAAAAATCCCCGACCGATAGAGACTTTTATATCTGAGATATTTTTATTATCTGAAGACCATCCAATGAAACAGAGCGGTTCAATGTTGTTGTAATATCCTTCTGCGGGTACGATAGTGCCTATGTATTTTCCGTTTTCGCTGATGTCGAAAGTCTGATCTTTCTGTATTTTTATGCGGCTGATATCTGATGCTTGGCCTTTTATTATCAATTTCTTCAATATGCTACTCTCATTAATTTTAGTTAGTTTAATAGTAGAATATGAACTCAATGGAATTATTAATATGAGTATTGCCAACAGAACTTTCATTCTTTATCTTCCATCACCTTTTTAAGATGTCTTCTGATTGCAGAAATACTTTTTCTTTCATTGGTATTTTGCAGAGGTTCTACAAGTTTACTTTTATCTACAATAGCTCTTCTATCCTGATCTAGCGTCAATAAAAAATAATTTTGCTCCGTTCTATCATCAGGTAAACCGACTGAATAAACAAATCCAATGAATACCTTTCCTGCGGATTCTATTTTTCCTAGCGCGTCAAGGGTTTCGCATTGTGAAAACTCAAAGTCACCATTCCCCATTGATAAGACAATATTGGATATTGTCTTCTTGTCAGTAGACCAGCCAATAAAACAAACCGGATAGTAATTTTTATAAAATCCTTTTCCTGGTATTATTGTTCCTATGTTTTTATTGTTTTCATTAATGTCAAAAATTTGCTCTTCTTGTATTTTTATATCAATAATGCCTCTTTGATTTGCATCTTCAATGGCTTGTTTTGTCAGTGACTCTTCATTGTTTTTTATTAAGTTAATTGATGCGTAAGAGTGCAACGATATTACCATAAAGAATATCATTGATATCGCTCTCATTCTTTTTTCTCCTTGGTGTTTTCAAGATATTTTCGGAGTGCAGTAATGCTTTTTTTCTCACCATTATTCTGTAGTTCATCAATAACTGTACTTTTATCTACGATCGTTCTTTTATCTTTATCCAGCTCAAGCAAAAAGTAGTTTTTTGCTCGTCTATCTCTTAACCCAACAGTATAAACGAAGCCTATATATGTTTTATCGCTAACGTCTATTTTCCCCACTGCATCGAGGCTTAAACAGGTTGAATTTTCAAAATCACCCTGACCAATAGATGGCACAATATTGCTGATTTCTTTTTTGTCTATCGACCAACCAATAAAACATAGTGGATTATATTGTTTATAGTACCCTTCGGCAGGAATTAGTGTTCCTAGATATAGCCCATCCTTTTCTATTTCAAATGTTTGATCTTTTTCTATGTTGATATCGCTTATCTCTAATGGTTTTGTTTTTTCAGTAAGTTGCCTGGAAAAATCAATGTTTTCAGGTTTTTTTAAGTTTATAGATGCGTAAGATTCGAATGATAATAATATGATTAAGTATGTCAGGAGTTTTTTCATTTTTTATCCTTATCTATTTGTTAGTAGATTATAGTTGTTAGCTATAATTAAATCATATTTTTTCTTTTCGTAATCCTTGCCATTATAGTGTCTTGCAAATTTTTTCCAGTCTTTATGTTGTAGCGCTGAAAGTAGAACTGTTGAGCTTTTTATATGATTGATGAAGGCAAATACTTGCCCATTAATATGACTCATCGCGGCTACGAAACTTTCGATATCATCAAAGCCAGCTGTTCTATAATTTGCCCCCATAATCTGGAAAGCTCCCCATGAGGCCGACATTAATGCTGCTCGCCTGTCTAGTCTTATTGCTTGTTCAAGCCGCTCGTATTGACGGTTATTTGAACCATAACGATCGTATTGATCACCCGATATATCCGGATGCGACCGATCATACCTACCTTGAGTTAGCCGTCGGAAGTAGTGCCGTTCATAAAGTATTTTGGGTTTGCCTGGACTGAGAAATGCGCTATTTAGCGCGGTTTCGGTCATAACAACCGCTTTAATTGCCGCCACTTCGCAGTTTAGCTCTCTGGCTGCATT
Encoded here:
- a CDS encoding Hcp family type VI secretion system effector, with amino-acid sequence MANIIYLKIEGKNQGLISSGCGSYDSMGNKWQKGHENEIFVYELNNAAERIDNVAYQPVEIRKPIDKSTPLLLSALNENEYLTCAFIFYRTSENGGVEQYFSIKLTDAKVKNIRMHYPSSITHNEYQPEEFISFTYKNMLCEHVKAGTSAYCIWESQLF
- a CDS encoding DNA polymerase II encodes the protein MTLSPPRQGFVLTRHWQDTPAGVLVECWLATDTGPCRVRLSPQQAVAFVPVRHQAQISRLLSGEKHWQLRPLTLKNFHHEPQLGLYCLHYRQLLRLEKKLQEAGIPVYEADIRPPERFLMERFITAPVWFSGEETADGLIDHVKLKPAPDYRPPLKTVSLDIETSRHGELYCIGLEGCGQRQVFMLGPENGNRDDAGDLTLEYVASRPQLLEKLNQWLHTYDPDVIIGWNLVQFDLRVLQQHAERYRIPLRLGRSGQELEWREHGYRPGHFFAGAPGRLIVDGIEALKSATWNFASFSLEFVSQSLLGEGKASDNPYQRLEEIEQRFQQDKPALARYNLKDCELVTRIFEKTHLIDFLLERASVTGLVADRSGGSVAAFTHLYLPRMHRAGFVAPNLGEVPPEASPGGYVMDSRPGLYDSVLVLDYKSLYPSIIRTFLIDPVGLITGLQQPDEQHAVEGFRGAWFSRRQHCLPAIVEEIWHERDLAKQENNKPLSQALKIIMNAFYGVLGSSGCRFFDPRLASSITLRGHEIMRQTRSLIEAKGYQVIYGDTDSTFVWLKHAHGEDEANIIGHELVAYINDWWQQHLHQQHGLISALEMEYEAHFHRFLMPTIRGAELGSKKRYAGMTVTAQGEQMVFKGLETVRSDWTPLAQQFQQQLYQRIFHREPYQEWVREYVAKTMNGEHDDLLVYRKRLRHKLSDYQRNVPPQVRAARMADDYNRRHDRPLQYQSGGWISYVITVNGPEPLENRHSMLDYNHYVEKQLQPVADAILPFIHDDFATLITGQMGLF
- a CDS encoding N-acetylmuramidase domain-containing protein — encoded protein: MEEARIAFPVGKGQVNRVEDVKTVQQLLNSRSNGTLSVDGIVGIRTQAAIIHFQRQIVGMGTPDGIVSPHGPTLSKLNHLHTRRPATSQPSFSANSGDSVSEELYLNAARELNCEVAAIKAVVMTETALNSAFLSPGKPKILYERHYFRRLTQGRYDRSHPDISGDQYDRYGSNNRQYERLEQAIRLDRRAALMSASWGAFQIMGANYRTAGFDDIESFVAAMSHINGQVFAFINHIKSSTVLLSALQHKDWKKFARHYNGKDYEKKKYDLIIANNYNLLTNR